The Apium graveolens cultivar Ventura chromosome 3, ASM990537v1, whole genome shotgun sequence sequence attaatttttaactAATCTAGAATATTATTCTTTTAGGTTGTAATTAAGAGTATGCCAGAacaattttatatttatgtagATATGGAAAagttaaatatattttttttatgcAATTTATATTGATTTTGTATGCAATTTTTGTAAAACCTCACAATAATATTTTTTCCATTGTACgttttatttcaaaatttaacTAATCCTAGCTATAGAAGTCTAagattatattttaatttaaatatgtgaaattaaattttattttgagGTGTACTGGTTTATCATAATTTGGAAAAAAAATTAACGAAAGTTTAATTTTACATAAATTTGAAAAGAATACTGAATTGTTTAAAAGAAAACATGTGTTTTtactttaaaatttaaaattatgtttAAAAATTACAGATAAATCTtgaaatttaaaatttgaaaCTAATATTTTATGTTATAATAAAATTTGTATTCTCtttaaattaaagaaaaaaaagATTATTTGTAAACATAAAAGACAATTATTTGGTTTTAAATAGAAATTAACTTTTTCCAAATTTTTAAAAAAGATATAATTAATCTATATAATTATTCAGCCAAAATATATTACTAATTTACTAAATACAAACACATATACACACAGTATCATCATATGTGTAATTAGTGATGACCGTGCAACATTTCTCGTGCTGCCACGTGTTATAAAATACAACTCCCGTTAAATTTTAACATTTTTCATCCGGTCAACTAATTTGACTAACGGCACCATCATTATTTTCAACTAGAGTGGTGCAAACGAGTCTCCGATAACTTGAGTCATTTTTTGATATATGCCTTTCACTTCAGTGACTACTTTGAGATTTAAGCCTAGATGAGAAGAGATCCAGTCTTGCGCCAGACGTTGTAAAGATTTTAGTTTGCAAAAAAGATTGGGATCAAGCCGATAAAAGACAACAATAAAAGACAACAAGGAAGAAAAGAAGACTCCGACGATGACGACGAGCCATGGATGATAATGGATACTTCATCCGAATCGGGAACCTCAACTAGCGAacaacttttaaaaaaaaattaatttaattttatttaatgttttaatattatttgatttgTAATTAATGTTTGATGCGGTTTGTTACATTTTTTTAGAGAGGAGTCCTCTCACAtcatttgtaatttttttaaattaataaaatttataagaggTGTCGTCCTCTTTTTAACCAAAaacttaaaataataaaattaattgattacaaTTATAATATTTCGAATAAATTATGTAATATAATAGAAAATAGTGTtacattttattaattatattttaataaacaTTGATATACTAATTTCGAATTTTATATagtaaaaaatatttattatacaTCTTCAATACATGAATTTAAATTAGAATACAATTCGAATATTATAAGCTGGACAAATCAAAATACAATAGCAACTAGCATTGAAAATTGGAATTCAAGATAGTAGCAACAGAGGGTGTACGTGTAACGTGGTTAAACACACAACACTAAGTgctatatatattttataatggTAATTGGTAACTGGTGGTAAGTAAGTGCTTGAAACATGAAGGAAAAGGACTGTACAAAGACTCTGTTCAACCCGCACAACCGCCAGCCCGCGTGCCTGCAACCCGCAAACCCGTGAACCGCCTGGCACGCACACGAGCTCAGTGTCGAATCCGGGTTACCTTCTGTAAGCTCAAACACAGCCCGGTCTGATTCGCTCGCTTCCAGTGTCGGTTCTGTGTTCAGGTTTTCCGGTTCCAACCCGCTTCCAACCCGGCCCGGCCCGCATGACCCGCACGGGCGGCCACCTCTACTTGTTATCAAGGTAACAGTTCTATAACTTGCAGTGTGTTGATTAGTATATCCTAATGTGCTCGTGAATGCTTTTTCTGCCCTCAGCCTCAAGTCCTTCGCTTATTTTAAACTGAACCTGGGACTCAGTTCATGCGAAAGCTTTCTGGATCGTTTGAACCACAAATGTTGATAAATGTGCATTCTTGTATGAAGGTATTGCATGCTCTTTACCTCTATGATATCCCCTTAACGCATCGGTCACCCCCCCCACCCTAATCACGAATATGCTATAAGTTTGTGGTTGGCATTTATATTACGAATATTCTAGTGTGTGTCTAAGGGTACATGCTAAGCATTTGTGTTTGATTAGTTATTAAAATTTATTGATGGagagttttataaaattttgcaatcatataaaattttaattagttattagtCCAACCTGAGGGGGATATTGGAGTATAGGATATTATACAATCAGAATTTGAAACATTATCGTCAGGAACTGATGATGACACCTCTGTTCTGCATCAAATCTAACTCCTCATAAACCTAAAGTTTCCCCTAGAGCCTCTCCGCGTACTTTTATTGGGTATCCACCATCCACCAAGGCCTATAAGATCATGAATTTAGCAATCAAACAGATTTTCCTTTCCAGAGATGTTTCATTCTATGAACATAATTTTCCTTATCATATTTTACAATCGAATTCTACAAATTCCGCATATAACTCTACAACCTTTCTGCCTGTTATGACTACATCTTCTTATGATTTTGATTTACAATTTCCTACTCATCATTCTCAACCcgatgtaaattctgattcttcaTCTGAAAATTCTAATAATATTGATGATAATACTTCAAATTCTTCCAGTAGTCAATCTGTAGCACCAATAAGGCAGTCTACTAGATGTAGGAAATCACCATCACATTTGTCTTCATATTATTATAATACTTCACAATCCAGCAAGTTACCTGTAACTCCACAGTGGTGTAATTTAGTGTGTTATGATACTTTCCCTTCATCTCACAAAGCTTTATTATCACTTTCTTCTGTTATTTATGAACCAAAGAGTTATGAAGAGGCATCTAAACATCCTCTCTGGCTTGAAACTATAAATAAAGAACTCAAAGCGTTAAGTGAAAATCAAACTTGGGATTTAGTAGATCTACCACCTGGTAAGAAGGCTATAGGGAACAAATGGGTGTTTAAGATTAAACTAAAAGTTAATGGCTCACTAGAGCGTTGCAGAGCTCTCCTGGTTACAAAGGGTTTCAATCAGAAATATGGTATCGGTTATGAGGAGACTTTCTCACCAGTTGTTAAAATGACAACAGTTCGTTGTTTAATTATTTTGGCTGCAAGCAGAAACTGGAAATTATATCAGTTAAACGTTAATAACGCCTTCTTACATGGTGATTTGAAAAAAGAAGTCTTTATGCAAGTACCAGCGGGTGTGCCTCACAACCCGAATCAGGTTTGTCATTTGAGAAAATCTTTATGCGGCCTTAAACAAGCTTCTCGTGAATGGTTTGCCAGATTGTTATTGGAATTAGTATATTTAGGCTATACCCAATCAAAAAATGACTACAGTTTGTTCACTAAAACTGTTGGTCATCGTACCACCATAATtgttgtatatgtggatgatattattgTTACTGGGAATGATTTGGTCCAGATTGATGCACTTAAGTCTCATCTTAATCACACTTTCGGTATCAAAGACTTAAGGATATTGAACTATTTCTAAGGTATTGAAGTTGGGTATGTTCCTGAAGGAATCGTTATATCACAAAAGAAGTTTACTACAGAGTTACTTCAAGATTGTTCTCTTGATGTATCTAAACCTGCTGTTACACCACTTCCTTTGAATAACTAAATATGAGTGATGGTTTATTGCTTCATGACCCAGAATCCTATCGTTCTTTAGTAGGTAAACTCAATTACCTTACTAACACAAGGCCTGGTCTTTCCTATGTTGTGCAAACTCAAAGTTAGTTCATGCAATCTCCCAGAATTCTTCTTCTACAAGCTCTTAATCACACTTTTCGCTATGTTGCTTCTACAATTGGTCGGGATATCTTACTTAAAGCTTCAAACAAGCTCAATGTTCAGGCTTTTTCTGATTCTAGTTGGGCTTCTTGTCTGACTCGAGACGTTCGATCACTGGCTACATTGTTTTGTTTGGTAATTCTCCAGTTTCTTGAAAGTTCAAGAAGCAAAAAATAGTATCTCTTTCTTCTTCAGAAGCAGAAAATCTTGTCATGGCTTCTACAGCTTCTGAAGTCACCTGGTTAGTTCGTCTCTTAGCAGAACTTGGTATACATGATCTAACTCCAATTACACTACATTGTGATAACCAGTCCGCACTTTACATTGCAAAGAATCTAGTGTTTCACGAACGAACAAAACACATCGAGCTCGATTGTCATTTTACTCGAGACAAAGTTCTTGAAGAACTTCTCCAACTTTCTTATTTACCAACTCAGCATCAACTAGCTAATGCCTTAACAAAAATTTTACCATCTACTCATTTCAAATAATTACTTGGCAGGTTGGGCATGTCTTTACTTCCATCCTCCAACTTGAGGGGGGATATTAGAGTATATGATGTTACAAAATCAGTATTTGTAACACCATCACCATGAACTGATTATGACACCTGTGATATCATCAAATCCTGATCCAGTTAAAATGACAAATCCTGATCTAGCTAAATGACAAAAATGACAGCTAAGAAGTTAATTACAAAATCGTTATATATAGCAGTTTTACATTCTCTCTCTTGTAAcctttctttctcttcttctaTTCCAATATATGTAAACAACAATTATGAAATTCATCAATGGTGTTTTATATAGGTTTTATGATAATCTTGCATAATGTTGATGTGTCTTGCTATATGAGTTGATATTCATCCACTAACAAAGAGTTTATTAATAATGATGGACCCTCTGCATGTACAAAAATTTCTACTAATAAAATTTTGACAACTCATCAAGTACAAATTCTTAGTTTATGTCCAAGAGTGCAAACTAAAAGTCTCGTTTATATTATAGTAGCAAATATGAGAAGTCATTCCAATGCATCTATGTTTACCCTAGCTAGCTAGTTAATCTACATTGTTGTTGACAAGTCGACTAGTCGAGCCCGAGTACCATGGAATTGACTAGTCGACAAGTCGCCCGACTAGTCGTAAAAAGTCGTAAATAGTCGACAATATCCTATTTAAagtaattataatatataaaataagtAAACAAACTTCAAAATAATTGTTCAAGTAAAAACTAATAGATAATAAGTTCAAATACCCAAAGTCAAACATCTCTAATCAAATAAAAACATAACTAAAGAGTCAAATCAACTAAACAAAAACAATCATGCATCATAATCATCCATCTCGGAATCATCTCCATCTCCTCCTTGGGTATTCTCCTCGGGTGGGACACCATAATCATCTTCCACTTCCTCATCATCGAAAGAAATAttatcttcatcttcttcatcaatccGATCTTCTGTCGAACTAGTGTTCCGTCGAGTATAGGTTAGAGTGGAACCACCTCTAGCTCTCCTCGGAAAATTACGTCCCCCAAGTGATTCGGATGCACCTGAAGCTATATCCACCGCTTCCCAAAACCTATCCTCAATGCCAACCCACTCATTAGCCCATTCCAAGTCCTTAAATACAAGTGGATCAAATTTCCTTCCTAGCTCACGTCTCTTTTTGAATCTTGAATCAATCTTCCGGTTGTATTGGACATACACCAAGTCATTCAAACGTTGATGTTCCAACCTATTCCTCTTCTTCGTATGTATCTAAATTAATTAAATGTAATTAGGCCAACAATAGGAGAAATAGTTGCAAATTGGCAATAAAGTAATAAACACTTTAAAAAAGATGAGGCACTTACAAACTCAAATGTACTCCAATTGCGTTCACAACCGGAAGATGATGCACACAAACCAACAATACGCCTAGCAAATGCTTGAAGCTCAATCGCACGGTCTCCATATGCATCCCACCAATCAACTAATATATAAACAAGAATAACACAAAATAAGCATTCTTTTTTTATGAAATTTACAAAGTTTTGAAATGAACTTACGAGGACTTTTTGACTTTCTATGCTCAATTGCCATTTCCCTTGCAAAGCCTTCCCGAGAATTTTATAGGCATCCGCATAATCACTTATTTTGTTCCTTGTATCCCTATCCTTGACCATCTTCTCAAGCACATCATTGAAATCTTCATAAAGTCGTGAGGCATAGTCAGGATCGTTTTCAAGAAGATCAAAGTATTTCCCGGGATTAAGAAACAAAGAAGCTCCATGTAATGGTTTTCCCATTTGAATATTCCAACGATCATCAATGATTTTCACCACTTTGTTCCGGATTTCCATTTTTCCACCTCCAAATTTCTtcttaacttcggcttttgcaTAATCAATAGCAGCTGCAATTTCAGCCAAAGCAGGCCTTTCATCACCATCAGTAATGCGCAACACTTGAAGAAGTGGCAGTGATGCATCTACACAATCTCCAACATTACTCCAAAAGACGGACGAGAGAACAGTGTCACAAACTTTCCTTCCATTTTCTGATTTTGATAACTTTGACATGGTCCAATCCGACCCACAAAACAAGAAATGCAATGGTTcctgtttttttttttttgcaaacTATCCAATGTAAGAAAAGCAGTGGCAAACCTCGTAGCTGCAGTCCTGATTAGGTCCCTCCCATTAGTCTTCTCCCTCATAGCATCAAGAACACGCCCATGCCTATAGATAAATGTAGTGCATCTTCTTGCCTGGTTGATTGTCTTCTTAAATGCTGGAATTTTTCCAATGTCCTCCAACATCAAATCAACACAATGTGCAGCACATGGAGTCCAAAACAAAGTAGGCATCCTTATCTCCAAGATCTGACCGGCTAGCTTGTAGTTCGCCCCATTATCCGTCACAACTTGCACAACATTTTTCTCACCAATTTCCTTTATCTTACTTTCAAGCAAGTTGGCCAACATTTGTGCATCATTTGATTCGCTTGAAGCATTCACCGAACCCAAGAAGAAAGTGCCTTCAGGACTGTTGGCAAGGAAGTTAACGAGACTCCTTCCTCGTCTATCAGTCCACCCATCGGACATAAGAGTGCAGCCATACCTCTTCAAAGCCTTCTCATGCTTCTCCTTCAATTTTTCTGTTTCTTCCTTTGCTTTTTTAAGTAAAGGCACCCTCAATTCATGATATGTTGGAGGCTTCAAACCCGGTCCATATTGGCCAATGGACTCAACCATCACCTCATAACTCCTAGAGTTTGCGGCATTGAAAGGAATACCACATTCATAGAAAAAAATTTGCAATATCCATATGGACTTTTGCTTTCTCTTCCGGAGTTCTCAAGCGATTTTCCAAAGTGGTTTGACTTGCTCCCTTGGTGTGCCTCTCTTCAACAACCTGTTCTGAGGTCTTCATATATGACATCGAAGCTACTGATTTGCTGCTCACTGCTGGTTTTTTGAAGCTAAAGGGCTGGGCagcagcctttcctttgtttgaGGCTGCACCAGATTTTGAACTTGGAATAGTATTTGAGGCTGCAGTTGAAGGAATTTACTGGACTTCATCATCATCGTTGTCCTCTTCTACAATCTGCACATTCTTCTTACTCCTCTTCTTTTTATTTTGAACAAACTCAGTCATTTCTTTCGCAATTTCTTTGGTTATTTTGGGACATTTACAAATATCCGGATAGCCACCAATCAAGTGTTGTTTGAACTGATTAATTCCCTCATGATTTGAATTCCCGCAAAGAATACATTTAACAACGTCTTTGTTAACTTCCGGCATCGGATAATATGCATACTTCCATCTCGGATCATTTGATCTACTAGCTTTTCTTTTAGGATATTTAGCCAATTCTCTCCGCGTACTTTCAGTTTCGGTGTCCATTTGTTCCTGcaaaaaataatttgaaattaaaaatagtTAACTAATGTGCACTGTGTTTTTTAATTACAGGTGCAGTAGTGTGTGTTCAGCAGTGTGTGTTCTGTCTGTGAAGCATAGTGAAGCAGAGGCAGGCAGTGAAGGTAGTGAAGCAGAGGGTAGGGGCAGAGTGAAAGTAATGCACAGAAGCTTGTAATtctaataaattattattataattttagtgAAGCACAGTTAAACATTCTTTTGCTTTACAAATAAAGCACAGTGATTTTTGTAGTGAAAATAAAGgagaaattaaaaattaaaattaaaagttatttatttaattataaaataaaggagaatttgctttaaaatttataataaataatttgtaaatgataaaacaatcattaaaaaaacaaaagcaaaatcaaaataattaaaaaaaaaagaaatgaaaaagaagtgaaaagaaaaaaaatcaaaataatttttacaagtaacgggaagaaaagaaaaggataaagttatttatttaattataaaataaaggAGAATTTGCTTTAAAATTTACAATAAATAATTTGTAAAGGATAAAACAatcattaaaaaaaataaaatcaaaatcaaaataattaaaaaaaaaagaaacgaAAAAGAagtgaaaagaaaaaaaatcaaaataatttttacaaGTAACAGGAAGAAACAAAAAGGAAAAAGCggtgaaaagaaaaaaaaaacggATGTGTtatgtttgtatatatatacaagtatatacatacaaacaGAGGAGAGAGAAAAGATGAATAGAGAGAAGAGAATAAGAGATGAATAGAAAGGAGGGAAGAAGAGACTTACCGGAGATGGAGTCGATCTGCCGGAGTAGGAGATGATTCGCCGGAGGGACGAGAAGAAGAGACGGAGATGGCGTCGGCGCGTAAGTGTATACCTGTGTTTAGGACAAAAAGTGTATCTATATATGtaaaaacccttttttttaatcGGGTACGGGTTTTGGGCCGGTTTCGGGCTGGGTTCCGGGTCGGATCCGGGTAAAACCCATGGACGACTTTTTCACAAGTCACTGCTCGACTTTTTCAGGCATGTCGACTTGTCGACGACTAGTCGATGACGTGACAACAGTGatgattgttaggaatatatgtgcattagtttgatgatatgtttaacaaaacacttaagtagaaatttagtgtctgtagcctcaacggataagaccactttggctatccgttgatggtgtagctttacttagaaataagtctagtattgtagcatatttcagtctctgtatttaaaattgtaattcttagaagttgagagaaactatgagtcatgttgactactagatgatatgcagataggaaggccaattgtaaatatttcatgccttgtaattttgtataaatgaagtggtatcaacggatgacttaaaagaccttcaacggatgagaagctaagcttcaacggatgtctctaaagcttcaacggataacatccttcaacggatgagagcatcaacggatgaaagcttcaacggataacatccttcaacggatgagagcatcaacggatgaaagcttcaacggataacatccttcaacggatgaagtcatcaacggatgaaagcttcaacggatgttctgctaatcagccgttgataagtggtagttgtacctacaagcagaggcacgtgggttgacagagaaaactgagatgtggtagccgaatttcaggatcaacagaaaaagcagccgttcttcttttgtacaaagttgcaatagtcaacaaagtacttgagtgaacaggaaaagaagcaagtgaagaacttattttactattgtaattttatattgtttttcacttgtacacttggtaatatatatgaaccaagaagaagctagtaattagagagatttttccagagctgttaagaaatatcttgagagaaaattcatctagtttgtactaggatgcagctgtgatcaacattgttgaacacagattttctaatataccatctctggtggaacaacaaatccaccagaaaagtttttaaggtctgttgtgttctttacatttgtgcttgaatatatatctgtctgtattagcttaaagcaattcacacacttgttcttcttgaacacacaactttataaactgctcaaaacttgaaaaagttttgagatttacattcaaccccccttctgtaaatctcattgttagtcttctaggaataacaattggtatcagagcaggctcttgacacacaaagagtttaaagatcttggaatctaacaaagatgagtaagaaggatattggagtaaagatcccagttcttgacaaagacagttatcaccactggaaggtgaaaatgcaccttcatctactctcccaagatgaaggttatgtaaactgcattgagaatggtcctcacattccccacaaagtagccacagttgctacggccacaattgctgttggtcaatccattccaaaacccagagcagaatggacaatggaagacacagaagaagtccacaaggataagaaggctatgaacattttgtttaatggtcttgacaaggatatgtttgataatgtgataaattgttcaactgccaaagaggtttgggacacagttcagctgctgtgtgaaggtacagaacaagtaagagagaacaaaatgcagcttctcattcaacagtatgagcactttcattttgaagaaaatgaatctttaaatgacacattcaatagattccaaaaactgttgaatggactgaagctgtatggtagagtgtaccaggtgaaggattcaaatcttaaatttttgagatccttaccaaaggaatggaaacccatgactgtttccttaagaaactctcaagattataaggactttactcttgaaagattatatggaatcttgaagacttatgaactagagttggaacaggatgaggtattggagagggggagaaagaaaggaggttcagttgcattggtagctgaaaatgagaaagaatgcagaaaagaaactgtgagatctacatcaagctccaaagatggtgtaagaaatccagaatcagacaagggtaaagggcaagttgctgaaaatgaagacaactccagtcaagatgactctgatggtattgatgagcatcttgcatttctgtccaggagatttgcaaagatgaagttcaggaaaaacactagagccactaaaccccataagaacatggtggacaaatccaagttcaagtgttttaattgtggtatgagtggacactttgcaagtgagtgcagaaagccaacctctgaaaagaagaaatttgaacaagtagattacaaaaagaaatattttgatctgctcaaacagaaggaaagggctttcattactcaagaaagagactgggcagctgatggagaagaagaggatgaagacatggaatatgttaacttggctctcatggctgattctgaggagaatgaagttagttcatcaagcaaccaggtaattactactgatataacacagcttactaaagaagagtgcaatgatgcttttaatgacatgtctactgaactgtatcatttgcgtgtatctcttaaatctcttgctaaagaaaatagtaggattaaagagaacaatctgtttttaagtaatagaaatgctgtgttagaagataagttaattgacctagaaaagactaagctgcattgtgtatctgttgaaaatgaactagctgaatctattaagaaagtagaaatactttccaatcaattagagaaagagcaagaggtgattaaagcctggaaaacatctagggatgtaagtgctcaaattgccaaagtccaaggaattgaatcattctgtgaaactgcctgggataaaaataaaaagaaactggaattaattgatggactgtcaacggatgtggaatcaacggatgatgaaagttatccgttgaaggaagaaaaggaacatccgttgaaggttcctcaattaaaacaggcagatgtttctaaaagagaaaatctaaagaaactcaacaaaaagtttggttcaacttcaaagaactttgtcaaagaaggagcaagcacatccaaagatgtcagaaaggtgaatgtagggcacatgaccttagaacagttaaacaataggctcaagatggttgaggataaaaaggaatccaaaaggaaatccaacagaaatgggaaggtaggagttaacaaacataacaattacacacctgacaagtatgctcctagaaaaagctgtgtgcattgtagt is a genomic window containing:
- the LOC141715134 gene encoding uncharacterized protein LOC141715134, which translates into the protein MDTETESTRRELAKYPKRKASRSNDPRWKYAYYPMPEVNKDVVKCILCGNSNHEGINQFKQHLIGGYPDICKCPKITKEIAKEMTEFVQNKKKRSKKNVQIVEEDNDDDEVQSYEVMVESIGQYGPGLKPPTYHELRVPLLKKAKEETEKLKEKHEKALKRYGCTLMSDGWTDRRGRSLVNFLANSPEGTFFLGSVNASSESNDAQMLANLLESKIKEIGEKNVVQVVTDNGANYKLAGQILEIRMPTLFWTPCAAHCVDLMLEDIGKIPAFKKTINQARRCTTFIYRHGRVLDAMREKTNGRDLIRTAATRFATAFLTLDSLQKKKNRNHCISCFVGRIGPCQSYQNQKMEGKFVTLFSRPSFGVMLEIV